The following DNA comes from Triticum aestivum cultivar Chinese Spring chromosome 3D, IWGSC CS RefSeq v2.1, whole genome shotgun sequence.
AGCTAGCTTCCAGGTAATtataataatcatatatacacgCAGCACTAGTTCCTACTCCCTCTGTAGCTTTTTATAAGATGTTTTTAGAGTCCATgacagtgtcaaaaaacatcttatattaagttgCAGAGGGAGTACAACATACAAAAGATGTGTTCGAGTTACTTACTGGACGAAGTGGAAGGCAAAAAGGGCTGAACATATAATTAGACTTGGGTGAACTCCAATCTCGAGGATGATGATATTTACATGTAGCGCCAAATTTACAATCTCCTGTCCTCATGTAATACTGACACTCAGGCTGCCCTGGCCGCTCAGGGAATCCATGTTCTTGTTGATTATTGCTTGATTGTATAGTTGAGGAAGAGTAAGGCATGTAAGGACCACCATAAGCAATTGTAGAGGAAGATCCATGGTGCCCTATGCCATACATAGGTCCAGCTTGAACAGTTTGTTGTGCTCCACCTGATGCTACAGGGTTTACTGAAGCCTGCATCAAACAGAAGAGTTTTTACTTGGAGGaaaatatttatcttgttgcatgaAATTCTTATGTAACATTTTCCTTTAATTGTTTTCTATGATCGCATACACCACCAATCTACACTTTACATATTCACCAATCATTGCTTTACATCTTTAAGTAAGTCAGTTGGTATGACATGTGAGTTATGACCCTTAATTCCCTTTTGCATTTGAGACCTGATACTTAACCAAAACTATTTTTGTTAACTCAAGTTAGTTACCGGATAAGGGCTCCATCCTTGCAAGGGGATCATTCCAGACGATAGCATCATTGGAGTGTACGAGCCTGGCATATATGATCCAGGGACTACAGGCGGCCTCCCCATTTGCCAATTTGTAAGAGGAGCGTATGGATGAGGCGAAGGTACAGTTGACGACTGCAATGGTGGATAAATTCCAGGAGTAACTGGAACACCACCAAATTCTGGATGATGAAATTTACATGTCGAACCAAACTTGCATTGTCCAGTCTTCATGTAGTAGGAGCACTCTTTCTCACCCTGCATTTCGTTGGTATCAATAATTTTCCATACAGATACTAGGCGAAAGATTTCACTAAAGAAGCAATGTTTTTGGAGAGAATTTTCACACCGGACGTAGAGGGAATCCATTACTGTTTAACATTACAGGCTGCACAGAACCATCTTGCTTAGGATGGTGATATTTGCAATTGGAACCAAATTTGCAAGTCCCAGTCTTCATGTAATACTGTAAAAAATACAAAAGAGTAAGTCCAAACAGTTAACAAGTCATCTGACATGACATAAAATGGGCAGGATGCTGAATACCCGCCAGACATTACTAATTTTTTAGTTGTTCGCTCTGTATGCCAGTCAAGGAGCAGCAAGTAAGTGGCCAACTGGGTGCATGCAGATGGTGTGCAGGAGTTGGTGCATGCATGCTCAAGAGTGTGACTGATGCTCCTTTTTTAGAAGGTAATTAAATTTGAGCCTGAAACTGTTAGATTTATGTACCTCACATACTGGTTGACCCAACCGCTCCGGGTAGTCCAATGCTACTGCATTCTTTGCACCTCCACCAAACTACATTTTTTAAAAATGGAATCAGTGGTTACTCCATTTGTCATCTATTGCAAAACTGTAAATATGATTCCTAGAATTCAACTGGAGGAGATAAACTCCTGTTTATGTTCTAGGTTGAACTAAGATTATTGCCTAAATAGTATAGTAGAAACAATAACAATATCCTAGGCCCATGCCAGAAAACAGATCTCCTTAACGG
Coding sequences within:
- the LOC123078066 gene encoding zinc finger CCCH domain-containing protein 6 isoform X2 — translated: MEPRPAAAAGGGGEGEAGRGADPDTGLEGSMWRMGLAGDGGGEGDGARLPERPDQADCIYYLRTGACGFGDRCRYNHPRDRGGTEFGGGAKNAVALDYPERLGQPVCEYYMKTGTCKFGSNCKYHHPKQDGSVQPVMLNSNGFPLRPGEKECSYYMKTGQCKFGSTCKFHHPEFGGVPVTPGIYPPLQSSTVPSPHPYAPLTNWQMGRPPVVPGSYMPGSYTPMMLSSGMIPLQGWSPYPASVNPVASGGAQQTVQAGPMYGIGHHGSSSTIAYGGPYMPYSSSTIQSSNNQQEHGFPERPGQPECQYYMRTGDCKFGATCKYHHPRDWSSPKSNYMFSPFCLPLRPGAQPCSYYAQNGYCRYGVACKYDHPMAKDPSVNQVGSPVTASEPSGSILPKGVFPPDTVMRAQTNTTTGGSSSPGGGR
- the LOC123078066 gene encoding zinc finger CCCH domain-containing protein 6 isoform X1, translating into MEPRPAAAAGGGGEGEAGRGADPDTGLEGSMWRMGLAGDGGGEGDGARLPERPDQADCIYYLRTGACGFGDRCRYNHPRDRGGTEFGGGAKNAVALDYPERLGQPVCEYYMKTGTCKFGSNCKYHHPKQDGSVQPVMLNSNGFPLRPGEKECSYYMKTGQCKFGSTCKFHHPEFGGVPVTPGIYPPLQSSTVPSPHPYAPLTNWQMGRPPVVPGSYMPGSYTPMMLSSGMIPLQGWSPYPASVNPVASGGAQQTVQAGPMYGIGHHGSSSTIAYGGPYMPYSSSTIQSSNNQQEHGFPERPGQPECQYYMRTGDCKFGATCKYHHPRDWSSPKSNYMFSPFCLPLRPGAQPCSYYAQNGYCRYGVACKYDHPMGTLGYSSSPFPLSDMPIAPYPLGFSIATLAPSSSSQDLRPEYISAKDPSVNQVGSPVTASEPSGSILPKGVFPPDTVMRAQTNTTTGGSSSPGGGR